GATGCCTCGCTTCTCCGCCTGATTCTGCTGGTCCAGGTCGAGGAGATCTAGGGCGTTGTCGATGAGTCGCAATTGGGTATCCGGCAGGAATAACCGAATGTTCTCCCGTTCCTTATCCTCCGCTGCTGCACTATCACAGACCCGCTCGATCAACGCCAGCCCGCGAGGGGAGTCACAACCGACATTCAAAACAATCTCTCCTACCCCATCCTCGGTGCCTTGGACGGAACGAATGATGAGCCGGGCGTAATCCTCACCCACTCGCAACTCCAGGGGATATCGATCCCAATGGATGCCCTCCGGATTTAGGCTCACCAGGCCGTCGATCCACTCTTTGACAGTTTCTTGCTTCTCGGGAATCAGCAAATAGTCTGGGCCCTCACGTTTTAAACAAGTCACACCAACTTCCAGTGTATCACGTTCCAACTCGCACACTTTCCTCCAACTCGCGATCCGTTTGGACAGCTCGGGAGTTTTGCCGATGAGCCACTCCTCGACGGTTTTGATCCGCGTTGCGATTTCCTGCTGTTGGCCTTGCAGCACCAGCAACTCGCGGATCAGCTCCGGTGCATTCCCAGCTAGCGGGGTTCGGCCAGGCACGCCTTCCTCCCACCGGGCCACGATCCGAGCAAAGGGCGATAACGCTAAATCGGCTTTGCGGGTGCCAATAAGCATCCAATCTGAAATGCCTATCAGAGGTTTCTGGGGTGTCAATCGAATTTGGCACTGCAGCCCTTCCGGCACCGCGACGAGGACATCGGATTCCTGGCCCGTGACCTCGTAGAGATGGAGGCCACGGGTCATCGCTTGACAAAGCTGTTCAGGTGTGAGTTTGTGTTGTTGCAACTCCTCCTTGCTTCGCTCGGAGACACACAACCGGATGAAACCGGCATGCAATTCCCGTGGTGACCAAGTGATCCTCCAAGAGTGGTAGGCCCGTTCGGCGTTGGAGATTTGGACCAGCCAATTCTCACTTCGAACCTCTGTATCATCAGCTTGGGAGGCGGGTAACCAGACCGCGGAGAGCCGACACAGCAAATCTACACTATAAGTCTTTCTCTCAAGTGAGGTTAATAGCCAATGTCCGACATCGGTGTTCTCAAAGGATGCTTGGTAGATGTTAAGAAGAATATCATGCGATGGTAAAAATAACTGGAGGCCGGTCTTGCCTGTTTTCCGATGGGTCAACAGCTTGACGACGAAAACCTCTGTGTTACTTGCAAACAGGTCGTCGAGCACCTCGTCGGAAAAGGCGTCATCCTGCCGCAGTTTTTTAGACACATGCAGCACCTGTGTCCCCGCATCGATCACAGGTGGCTGCCAATTCTTGACGCAATCTTCGTACTGTTTGTTGATCTCTTTGATTTGGTCTAACAACCTCGTGGCATCACTAGTGAGGTCATCTTTCCTCAGTCCTCGATCGACGTGCCAAATGGCGCGCAACACAGCCAGCGGATGCCCCTTCGGAGGGCTTGCGTCGACTTTGAGGAGTCGCCAGTCTCTGGGTCCTGGTGGTTCTGGCTCATGGCTCAGGACGATACGAAGTCGCCCCTGGTCAATCAGGCCGACTACTTTGCCACCGATGCCTCTGTCGGCTGGCTCTACCCCGACAACTTCCAGCCCTTGGTTGAGGCTAGCCACCACACTACGGCGATCTTTCCCAATCTTACGTAGCATCTCCTCCTGATTCTTGAATATGAAGAGCCGGAACGGGCCGACGGACAACAGTGTCAAGGCCGCTACCCGTTCTTTCCGCAAGCGCTGCAATTCCTCGTACTGGGCGACAATGTCCGACCTTTTGCCACGTAAGAGGTATTGGTACAGGGGCAGATCGCGAAGCCCAGTCGTAGGCGTGTCGGTCATGTCAATGGCTCCACCCCAAGGTCAACCGCAACCCGGAATCCTATAGGTGCGGTGAAGGCGCCGGTGATCGGTTCCATCCCCACACGGTGAGCCAAATGGTAATCCCTCGGATTGAATTCGGGATTTCGTCCGCGAACGACACGCAAGGTCTCCTCCCAAAACTGCGACGATGGCTCCATAACTGGATCGAACACGACCAAATTATTGTCGTAGGCCGAGCTGTTGAATGCGTCCTGAGTCCACTCCAGGATGTGGCAGATGTGGACTCCGTAGGGAGAGATGCATTCTTCCTTCCAATCTTTGCCTGAAGGGTAACGCCTTTCGTCCACGCTTCCCCTCGCTGCCTTTTCCCATTGGGCTTCGGTTGGCAGATGCCCTCCCTTGACTGCCCACTGGGCATATGCCTGTGCTGCAAACCACGTCACATGAATGGCATACGGGTGGTCCTGCGGTACATCGTCGGGCAAACCCTGGACCGGGAAGAATCCACGTTCGACCCGCAGGATACCTCCCTGGTTTTTAACCCATCGCTCAAAGGACTTTTGGGAGACCGGTTCAACATCGATGAGGTAGCTTCCCAAATGTACTCGCCGTTTTGGAGAGGTTTCTTTGGCATGATCAGCCCCACGGCAAAATGAACCAGCGACGATCAAGACCATGATCGCGCCGTCCGACTTACGGCGAAATTGCATTGGCTTGCCCTTGGGTACTGGAAGGCGTTGCATCCCAAGGTCTTCAATGCGGCTTAGCAGCTTCTCCATAAGCTCCGACCGCTTCTCCATAAGCTCCGACCACAAACGCGCCAGTACGCGGTCGCGGGCTTGCAGGATTCGATCAGTTTGGACGGTGGTAAACCCGGCTTGGACATCGAGACGACGGGTTTGTTGATCTAGCATGCGCAAGTCTTCGGGAGTTCCCAACCGCTCAGCAGCGTCACAAGCAGCAATCAACAAGGCTGGACGCTTCGCGGCAATCGAAAAGACGTATTGGAGATGGTGGCGGAACTGATTGACGCGATCGAGGTCATGGTACGCTCCACGCGATGTCAATGTAGGCTGTTTTCGCAATGACGGATCGCTGGCCAGCACAGCAGCGACTGCACCGATGGTCTCTGCGAGGCAATAGTCGTATTTCGGGTCAGGTGAGGAGCGATCTAGCTCAACCAGTCGGTTCAGGTGCTTCAGAAGCCAATCAGCGATAAAGTCGCAGGCTAACGGCTCTGTCTGCCAAGCCTGTAAGCCTCGATCGTTCTCTCCAAACACACGTTCGAGAACCGCTACCGCCCCTCGGCAACGATTGGGCATGACTGGTCCTAGGTTCCATTCCGTACTAGACAGTTCCACTCGCAGGTAAGGAAGACAGGCAGCTCCAATCCGATCTGCCTGCATCAACAGCACCTGTTCGTGGGGTTCGGGTTGCGGGTTATCCGGTGAGGTTCCGCAACGAAACCCATACGGCGAGGGGGGCCTGTCTTCCTCGGTGAACAGGCTGGCCACATAATTGAGCCGCTGGCTGCCTCGCTCAAACCAGGCCGCGATGAGGGCGAACACGACTCCGGAGTAAATCAGAGACAGTATAATACTCACCCACCCTGGCCAAGGCGATTCTTCTTCCCCAACGACTGAACGGAGGAGGGTTGTAAGTGGCGGCAAGGGAGTGGTAATTTGAATCAAACTGGTCCGAACGGCAGATTCCCAATCTCCGAGCCCCCACGCCGCCAGAGTAACCCCTGTTAGCAGGGCGAACAGAACCACCGACGTGAAGGGGAATTGAAGGAAGAACTTGAAGTAAGAAACAGGAACCGGTCGTTTCCCGGAACGCAGATCTTCATAAGCCGCCTCGGCCTTGAGGTAGCTCCAGACATAACAAAAACAGATAGCCATCAGGAGGGGTAGAAACGATAAAAAGCAGGCGAGGACGACCTCTCCTCTCGAATCAAGCTTTGTTGACGTGTTTGGCAAAGCGAATGTCAAGAGCAAGGCAGCAAGAAACAACACGATGGCAGTAGCTAAATCGGTCAACAAGCTTCTCTTCAGCCACTGATACTTAGCGCGACGCCACCAGCGGCCTACCGTGCGACCAAAACGGTTAGAGAAAGTCTCAGGAAAAAGGGCTTGGTTTGGCATAAGCTAAGCAAACCTCTGCACAACTTATCGCAACTGGATGTTGGTTGGACAAACCCAATTGTCGCCAAATTGTACTGATACACAATGTCATAAAAGACTAGAATAGGTTGCATAGGAATATAATAGCACCTTCAATGATTCGCTAAGACTGTGAGAGAGTGTTTCAAAAGTCAAGCGGTTCAACAGTTTCAGCAGGCAGCGGATGCTAGCACAGTCGACCACAGCTTCGCTGAAAGCCACCGCCTCCTCCTCATCGCACCCCAAACGGCGTTAGCAACCCAGCCAAGCAAACAGACACTCCACCACCCCACCATGAGGCAGGCTGACCCCGCTTTGCACCCCCCTGCGGTCGACGCACAAGGTCAAGCCACCAACCCCACTGCACCCGCACGTCACCCACGATGCCCTCGTCTCCACCCTCGGCCCCCATGCCAGGGCAAACTTGCCGCCGGTGACGTCCGGGATGCCTACGCTGTACACCACGACCACCAGCCACAATCCCAGGGTGCCCACCTCAATACCCCGCTTGCGGGGTCGGGGGATGTCTGGACACTTTGGCGGTCGATGATCCCGGCGCTAGGGCTGGGGAGACGACCAGCCTTTTGGCAGACCTGCCCTACCAGCACAGCGTTGATCGGCTCCTTCAGTCCGCTGTCCGTCCAGCGACGGAAGTAGCCAGAGACGGTCTGCCCAGGCGGGAAGGCTGTGGGCAAAATTCGCCAAGGGCAGCCGGTGCGGATGACGGAGAAGATGGCGTTGACGATGTGGCGTGGTGACCATGTGCGTGGGCGTCGATGTTTGGATGTGGGAGGGATGGGTTGCAGGGTTGGCCATGTGGTAGACTTGAGGTGGGTCGGGTAGGTGGGTTGGACTTTGGGCGTTCTTCTGGCCTACCCGGCCATCCAGGAACTTTCAAAATACTCTCTGAAGGGCTACGACGGAATGAAAGCCCACGAGAGGACGATCTCACCACGAGAGGTCTACTGCATTCCTGAAGCCCTCGATCGACTGATTGCACCCTACACGGCTTTGGAGAAGCCTGACGAAGTAAAGAAATCCAAAGCTCTGCGTGCTCAATATTCCACGATCCAGAGGGGGGGGAAGAAACCACAGTAACTTGTGTTCGTGAAGCTAGCTAACAGGTGCAGGCGGAAGTCGTCGATGATCTCTTCGACCTGCTCTACAAACGCATTATGGATGGAACACCAGGGTCACGCGAATTCGTTTTGCATAGCCAAGTCAATGGCGAAGTCGTTAGGTTCCCTTAGTCGCGGCCCAGAACCTTGCTACCCACCGATTAGGGCACGATGTCTACCCTCAGCGCAGTCATCTTCGAAAGTGCAAATTATTGAGCCAGAGCACGATATTTGGTGTATGATAACGCGATGAATGAATATTCCAGGAGGCAAGCTCATGGGCAAAGCGCGCATTTCGATCGGGACGTGGGCCTATCTGTTCAACCAGAAAGAGCCGACGAATGACTTCCATGTGATCCTGCATCGCTTGCAAAGCCTCGGCTATGACGGCGTGGAGTTGGGGAGTTTCGGGCCGCATCCGTCTCCGGCATCTCATCCGACCAAAGCCCAACGAGCGCGCCTGAAGCAGGAGATCGCCGATCATGGTTTAGCTCTCTCCGGCATCGCCATTGACCTCTGGGCCTTCAAGAATCCCGGAACGTCGATCCTGGATGACCCGCCCTCCGCGTACCTGACGGCCTTTCTCGGCTGGTGCAATTTTGCGGCGGATGTGGGAGCACAGACCATCCGCGTCGATACCGTGGTGGCTCCGGATTACTTCGAGAAGGACCCCGAAGGCCAAAAAATCGGCCGCCAAAAGGGCCTGGAGCGCATCGCGGCGGTGTGGGACAAAGCGAGCAAAATGGCGGCAGACTTCGGCTTGAACGTGTGCTGGGAGTTCGAGCCAGGCTTCGCTTTCAATAAGCCCTCTGAAATCCTGCAACTGGTGGACATGGTCCGCAGCCGGGGGAACAACAACTTCGGCGTCCTGTTCGACACCTGTCATGCGCACATGTGCGCAGCCGTGGGAGCCAACCAAGTGGGACCGCGCGAAACCTTGCCTGGAGGCGAACTGGAACTTCTCGAAAAGCTCAAGGGGAAGATCACCCACGTCCACCTCATCGATTCCGACGGTACCCTCAACGAGCACAACACCAGCACGCATAATCCCTTCGGTACCGGCCGGCTCAATTTCGACAAACTGCTGCCCGCCTTGCGACAAGCAGGGGTGCCTCACGACTGGTGGTGCGTCGATTTGTGTTTCTGGCCTGACGCTTGGAACGTGACGGAACAAAGTAAGAAGTTCCTGGATCAAATGCGGGAAAAATACGCCGCCGCATGAGGAGTACACACACTGCGCGGAATTGGGCCAGCTCCCATCACGGCCCAGATAACTACCCTGGTCCTGGTCGTTCCTTCCCGTTCTCGATAGGACGCCACTCACGAGGAAGGCGGCGTTTCCCGGCTTGGCCCGTATTTCCCGGCCTGGCC
This Thermogemmata fonticola DNA region includes the following protein-coding sequences:
- a CDS encoding formylglycine-generating enzyme family protein — translated: MPNQALFPETFSNRFGRTVGRWWRRAKYQWLKRSLLTDLATAIVLFLAALLLTFALPNTSTKLDSRGEVVLACFLSFLPLLMAICFCYVWSYLKAEAAYEDLRSGKRPVPVSYFKFFLQFPFTSVVLFALLTGVTLAAWGLGDWESAVRTSLIQITTPLPPLTTLLRSVVGEEESPWPGWVSIILSLIYSGVVFALIAAWFERGSQRLNYVASLFTEEDRPPSPYGFRCGTSPDNPQPEPHEQVLLMQADRIGAACLPYLRVELSSTEWNLGPVMPNRCRGAVAVLERVFGENDRGLQAWQTEPLACDFIADWLLKHLNRLVELDRSSPDPKYDYCLAETIGAVAAVLASDPSLRKQPTLTSRGAYHDLDRVNQFRHHLQYVFSIAAKRPALLIAACDAAERLGTPEDLRMLDQQTRRLDVQAGFTTVQTDRILQARDRVLARLWSELMEKRSELMEKLLSRIEDLGMQRLPVPKGKPMQFRRKSDGAIMVLIVAGSFCRGADHAKETSPKRRVHLGSYLIDVEPVSQKSFERWVKNQGGILRVERGFFPVQGLPDDVPQDHPYAIHVTWFAAQAYAQWAVKGGHLPTEAQWEKAARGSVDERRYPSGKDWKEECISPYGVHICHILEWTQDAFNSSAYDNNLVVFDPVMEPSSQFWEETLRVVRGRNPEFNPRDYHLAHRVGMEPITGAFTAPIGFRVAVDLGVEPLT
- a CDS encoding sugar phosphate isomerase/epimerase family protein; translation: MGKARISIGTWAYLFNQKEPTNDFHVILHRLQSLGYDGVELGSFGPHPSPASHPTKAQRARLKQEIADHGLALSGIAIDLWAFKNPGTSILDDPPSAYLTAFLGWCNFAADVGAQTIRVDTVVAPDYFEKDPEGQKIGRQKGLERIAAVWDKASKMAADFGLNVCWEFEPGFAFNKPSEILQLVDMVRSRGNNNFGVLFDTCHAHMCAAVGANQVGPRETLPGGELELLEKLKGKITHVHLIDSDGTLNEHNTSTHNPFGTGRLNFDKLLPALRQAGVPHDWWCVDLCFWPDAWNVTEQSKKFLDQMREKYAAA